The genomic window TGGTTTTCAGTGTCTGATAAATTAACTTGCTGTGACAGTGGCACATTAAACACTATTATAGCAAAATTAAGGCAAAGGGGAAGTGGCATCTTATTACTTGTATCTCTTCTTATTTTAGGATCTAAAAAATGGCTGGAATGGAGGAGAGAGATTGAGTTGCTGTCAGACCTTGCGTACTACTGTTTGACTACATTTGCAGGCAAGGCCGAATTGAAAGGGTTTTGATGAGCTGTTTGAATATGTATGGTTTGTCAATGGCGTGCCTCTGAAATCGCCTGGATTCTTTTTGTCAGGTTTTCAAACCCTCGGGGAAGAGTACGTCAGTATCCTCCAGGTTGACCCCACTAAGCGGAAGGTCCCTTCCCGTGCCAGACGTGCAGCTTTAATCTGCCTTCACGTCTTTGTGCCGTATCTCCTGGACAGGACGCTGGCCCGACTGGAGCGTGAGCTCCAAGCAGAAACCGCGGGGCCCCGGGCTCCTCAAACCAGAGGCTGGAATCTGACCTCGTTCTTCAGAGAAAGGGCTCAGTGGGCCGTGGGGAGACTCGCAGAGACACAGAGGAGGACGCTTCTTCATGCTACGTACGTTCTGAGGAAAGGAATCACGTTTGCACACAGACTGCATGTAGCTCTCTTCTACATTAACGGAGCGTTTTACCACCTTGGGAAAAGGGTATCAGACGTTTGCTATGTAAGTACATCGATTTACATGCATTGTTTTCAGTACTCCATAGTTTAAAATCTCCAGTTATGATGCTTGTTTtgggtcttttttttctttggctaAAGCCAGGCACATTGAGAAGCATCTGCTATATGCAGAAGGTCTGCCAGTGCAGTTTTACAGCTGCACCCAAAACTGATCTAAGGAGAGTCTGTCTGCagtgttatgtttgttttctgtgttctCAGCTCCGTGTTCGAGGGTTGCCAGGGGATGACCGGGCTGTCCGTACCAGTTACAAGCTCTTGGGCGCAGTGTCTGTACTGCAGCTGGCACTGACTGTTGCGTTGCAGATCAACAACTTCAGACAGAGGCAGAGGGCCAGGCAGGAGTGGAAACAATACAGAAACCTCGCCTCTTCTGGGTACAGCCATTCTGAGATTCCTGAAGTTAAGCCTGCTGCTGAGATAAGGCACCCATTGCATTACAGTTTGAGCCAAGCTGGGTATTACTACTAACATCAGTGCATAGGTTGCAAGCTGATGTGCATCTAATTAAGCACCTCAGCACCAGGAATAGCTTAAACTAAGCAGTGAGAGTCTTATTGCTCTCTGTGATATGGGCTGAAGAAACTATTTggtaaatttaaaatatttaatccaTAAtgcttttggtttgtttgtttgttttaatgggtTCTTCCTCCTCTGTCACTGTTAATCCCTCTGCTAAACAATCTTTTGTTTTGCAGCAGTTCGTCTCCGGATCTCCTGTCTGCCCGAACCTCTCGCTGCATCCTGTGTTTGGAGCAGCGACGTCACTCCACAGCCACGCCCTGCGGCCACCTCTTCTGCTGGGAGTGCATTACAGAATGGTGCAATACCAAGGTGCTTAATGCAAGTTGTGAAATAGTGAAAACTGATGTGCGTGCGTGTCGTATAGACTTGGCTTGCTAGTGCAAGCA from Polyodon spathula isolate WHYD16114869_AA chromosome 16, ASM1765450v1, whole genome shotgun sequence includes these protein-coding regions:
- the LOC121328445 gene encoding peroxisome biogenesis factor 10-like isoform X3, with protein sequence MPLQPANQPQIIRSTQKDDYYQNCLRNNASEAFQTLAGSKKWLEWRREIELLSDLAYYCLTTFAGFQTLGEEYVSILQVDPTKRKVPSRARRAALICLHVFVPYLLDRTLARLERELQAETAGPRAPQTRGWNLTSFFRERAQWAVGRLAETQRRTLLHATYVLRKGITFAHRLHVALFYINGAFYHLGKRVSDVCYLRVRGLPGDDRAVRTSYKLLGAVSVLQLALTVALQINNFRQRQRARQEWKQYRNLASSGSSSPDLLSARTSRCILCLEQRRHSTATPCGHLFCWECITEWCNTKELCPLCREKFQPHRLVYLRNYK
- the LOC121328445 gene encoding peroxisome biogenesis factor 10-like isoform X1 — protein: MLFRFYAMPLQPANQPQIIRSTQKDDYYQNCLRNNASEAFQTLAGSKKWLEWRREIELLSDLAYYCLTTFAGFQTLGEEYVSILQVDPTKRKVPSRARRAALICLHVFVPYLLDRTLARLERELQAETAGPRAPQTRGWNLTSFFRERAQWAVGRLAETQRRTLLHATYVLRKGITFAHRLHVALFYINGAFYHLGKRVSDVCYLRVRGLPGDDRAVRTSYKLLGAVSVLQLALTVALQINNFRQRQRARQEWKQYRNLASSGSSSPDLLSARTSRCILCLEQRRHSTATPCGHLFCWECITEWCNTKELCPLCREKFQPHRLVYLRNYK
- the LOC121328445 gene encoding peroxisome biogenesis factor 10-like isoform X2 produces the protein MLFRFYAMPLQPANQPQIIRSTQKDDYYQNCLRNNASEAFQTLAGSKKWLEWRREIELLSDLAYYCLTTFAGFQTLGEEYVSILQVDPTKRKVPSRARRAALICLHVFVPYLLDRTLARLERELQAETAGPRAPQTRGWNLTSFFRERAQWAVGRLAETQRRTLLHATYVLRKGITFAHRLHVALFYINGAFYHLGKRVSDVCYLRVRGLPGDDRAVRTSYKLLGAVSVLQLALTVALQINNFRQRQRARQEWKQYRNLASSGSSPDLLSARTSRCILCLEQRRHSTATPCGHLFCWECITEWCNTKELCPLCREKFQPHRLVYLRNYK